CAGGCTTCACCTACACCTCGCCGGTGGGCCTGTACGCCGGTGTCTGGGGTTCGGGCGTGGACTTCGGTCCGGGCGACCCGAACACCGAGATCGATTACCAGATCGGCTACGGCGTGGACGTCACCCCGCGCGTCAACTTCGATGTGCTGCTGAACCGCTATACCTACATCGGTGGCAGTGACCAGAACTACAACGAGCTGGTCACCACCACCACGCTGGATGAGACCTACAAGCTGACCGTGGCCTACACCAACGACCAGTGGAACAGCGGTACCGACGGCTGGTACTACGGTGTCGGCGGCCAGTGGGGCCTGCCGCAGGAATTCACCCTCAACGCCAATGTCGGCCGCAGCCGCTTCGAGAAGGGCCTGGCCAAGAACTACACCGACTGGAACGTCGGCGTCGCACGCCAGTTCGGCATGTTCAACGTGGGCCTGGGCTACTACGGTACCGACAGCAACGGCCGCGAGAACTCGGGCAAGCTGGCACACAGCCGCGTGCTGCTGACCGTGGCGATCGGCAAATAACCCGCGCTTCGGTAGGTGCCAGGCTTGCCTGGCACGCTTTACGAAAAAGGCGCCCATCGGGCGCCTTTTTCATTTCGGTAGCGCCGGGCCATGCCCGGCGTCGCCGTGTGCCGGGTCAATTCCAGCTCAATACAACCTTGCCGGCCTTGCCTTCTTCCATCAGGTCGAAGCCCTTCTGGAAGTCGTCGATCGGCAGCTGGTGGGTCATCACCTTGCCGAGCGGGAAGCCGGACAGCACCAGTTGGGTCATCTTGTACCAGGTCTCGTACATCTTGCGGCCGTAGATGCCCTGCACGGTCAGGCCCTTGAAGATGATCTTGTCCCAGTCGCAGCCGGCGCCCTTGGGCATGATGCCGAGCATGGCGATCTTGCCGCCGTGGTACATGCAGTCGAGCATGTCGTTGAACGCGCGCGGGTTGCCGCTCATTTCCAGGCCCACGTCGAAGCCCTCCATGTGCAGTTCCTTCATCACGTCCTTCAGCGACTGGTTGGCGACGTTGACCACGCGGGTGGCGCCCATGTCGGCGGCCAGCTTCAGGCGGAAGTCGTTGACGTCGGTCACCACCACGTTGCGCGCACCGATGTGCTTGCAGATGCCGGCGGCGATGATGCCGATCGGGCCCGCGCCGGTGATCAGCACGTCTTCACCGATCACGTTGAACTCCAGCGCACAGTGCGCGGCGTTGCCGTACGGGTCGAAGAACGCAGCCAGCTCCGACGGGATCTGGTCCGGGATCGGCCACAGGTTGCTGGCCGGCATCACCATGTATTCGGCGAAGGCGCCGTTGACGTTGACGCCGATGCCGACGGTGTTCGGGCACAGGTGCGGGCGGCCGCCACGGCAGTTGCGGCAGTGGCCGCAGACGATGTGGCCTTCGGCCGAGACGCGCTGGCCGATCTCATAG
The sequence above is a segment of the Stenotrophomonas maltophilia genome. Coding sequences within it:
- a CDS encoding TorF family putative porin, with product MKHARACLAIAAALTLAPFAASAQENESPYSWNVTAVSDYLFRGVSQTDEKPTLQAGFTYTSPVGLYAGVWGSGVDFGPGDPNTEIDYQIGYGVDVTPRVNFDVLLNRYTYIGGSDQNYNELVTTTTLDETYKLTVAYTNDQWNSGTDGWYYGVGGQWGLPQEFTLNANVGRSRFEKGLAKNYTDWNVGVARQFGMFNVGLGYYGTDSNGRENSGKLAHSRVLLTVAIGK
- the tdh gene encoding L-threonine 3-dehydrogenase; the encoded protein is MKALVKREAAKGIWLEEVPVPTPGPNEVLIKLEKTAICGTDLHIYLWDEWSQRTIKPGLTIGHEFVGRVAALGSAVTGYEIGQRVSAEGHIVCGHCRNCRGGRPHLCPNTVGIGVNVNGAFAEYMVMPASNLWPIPDQIPSELAAFFDPYGNAAHCALEFNVIGEDVLITGAGPIGIIAAGICKHIGARNVVVTDVNDFRLKLAADMGATRVVNVANQSLKDVMKELHMEGFDVGLEMSGNPRAFNDMLDCMYHGGKIAMLGIMPKGAGCDWDKIIFKGLTVQGIYGRKMYETWYKMTQLVLSGFPLGKVMTHQLPIDDFQKGFDLMEEGKAGKVVLSWN